A genomic window from Prochlorococcus sp. RS04 includes:
- a CDS encoding PepSY domain-containing protein, with the protein MKTLFNSRQFHKALAPWIFLPLFISSITGLLYRVSKDLLGFSREQVHWLMSLHEGEWLGDNGELIYVIFNSLGVLWMLVTGFQMFSKTISFTKKVTKGESKG; encoded by the coding sequence ATGAAAACTTTATTTAATTCTAGGCAATTTCATAAGGCTTTGGCGCCCTGGATTTTTCTTCCATTATTTATATCTTCAATTACTGGTCTTCTTTATAGGGTTTCAAAAGATTTACTGGGTTTCTCTAGAGAACAAGTTCATTGGTTAATGTCTCTCCATGAGGGCGAATGGCTTGGAGATAATGGAGAACTTATATATGTGATATTTAATTCCCTTGGAGTTTTATGGATGCTCGTCACAGGATTCCAAATGTTTTCAAAAACAATTTCATTTACCAAAAAGGTTACTAAAGGCGAGTCAAAAGGTTAA
- the rplS gene encoding 50S ribosomal protein L19, producing MTKMAKEKQEKDLETGIKADTSVDVTVEQKEKNTVSETTQTLSASNLIKEFENEQLKKELPEIYVGDTVKVGVKITEGNKERVQPYEGVVIAKRHGGINQTITVRRIFQGIGVERVFMLHSPQVASLKVERRGKVRRAKLFYLRDRVGKATRVKQRFDR from the coding sequence ATGACCAAAATGGCCAAAGAGAAACAAGAGAAGGATTTAGAAACCGGTATTAAAGCTGACACATCAGTTGATGTAACAGTTGAACAAAAAGAAAAAAATACGGTTTCTGAGACTACGCAAACCTTAAGCGCATCAAATCTTATTAAGGAATTTGAGAATGAACAATTAAAAAAAGAACTACCTGAAATATATGTTGGGGACACTGTTAAAGTTGGAGTGAAAATTACAGAAGGTAATAAAGAAAGAGTCCAACCTTATGAAGGCGTTGTCATAGCAAAAAGACATGGAGGAATAAACCAGACTATTACAGTTAGAAGAATTTTTCAGGGTATAGGTGTTGAAAGAGTATTTATGCTACATAGTCCACAGGTTGCCTCTCTAAAAGTTGAACGTAGAGGTAAAGTAAGAAGAGCTAAATTATTCTATCTGAGAGATAGAGTAGGAAAAGCTACTCGCGTAAAACAACGCTTTGATCGATAA
- the gltX gene encoding glutamate--tRNA ligase, producing the protein MEKRLRLAPSPTGLFHIGTARTALFNWLYAQKIGAKFLIRIEDTDFLRSKSEYTKNILEGLKWLGLKWDEEPIKQSDRISIHKSYIKKLLECGAAYRCFTSEDEISELREEQKKKGLPPKHDNRHRNLSKEEIETFISQGRTSVIRFKIDEKIDIKWIDQIRGEIKWQGKDLGGDLVLSRRAKGYEIGDPLYNLAVVVDDNFMHITHVVRGEDHISNTAKQILIYKALNFNLPTFSHTPLILNSEGKKLSKRDCVTSIDEFREMGYLPEALSNYMAFLGWSPKSADREILSLGEISEIFDLSEINKAGAKFSWEKLNWINSQYIKNMESIKLIEIIRKYWDDNGWEPPSQEWAHKLAILIRDSMTLLKDSIDQSKPFFLIPTIQKEGQDFLENRESKLSLKLILNYLIEQNTINLNKEKAKEIINEISKKHNIKKGILMKSLRVAFFGSLSGPDLIQSWELFAESKTDRTRIERCL; encoded by the coding sequence TTGGAAAAACGTTTAAGACTAGCCCCGAGTCCAACGGGTTTATTTCATATCGGGACAGCACGAACAGCACTATTCAATTGGTTGTATGCACAAAAAATAGGTGCAAAATTTCTTATCAGAATAGAAGATACTGATTTTCTTCGATCTAAATCTGAATATACAAAAAATATATTAGAGGGCTTGAAATGGCTTGGACTTAAATGGGATGAAGAACCTATAAAGCAAAGTGACCGAATTTCGATTCACAAAAGTTATATCAAAAAACTATTGGAATGTGGAGCTGCATATAGGTGCTTTACATCAGAAGATGAAATATCTGAATTAAGAGAAGAACAAAAAAAGAAAGGATTACCTCCAAAGCATGATAATAGACACAGAAATCTTTCAAAAGAAGAAATAGAAACATTCATATCCCAAGGGCGGACTTCAGTAATAAGATTTAAGATTGATGAAAAAATTGATATTAAATGGATAGATCAGATAAGAGGCGAAATCAAATGGCAAGGGAAGGATTTGGGCGGTGATTTAGTTTTATCAAGAAGGGCTAAGGGATATGAGATTGGTGATCCTTTGTATAATCTTGCAGTTGTAGTTGATGATAATTTCATGCATATTACTCACGTTGTAAGGGGTGAAGACCATATTTCGAACACTGCAAAACAAATATTGATTTATAAAGCATTAAATTTTAATTTGCCAACTTTTTCGCATACACCCTTAATACTAAATAGCGAAGGGAAAAAATTATCTAAGAGAGATTGCGTTACTTCAATCGACGAATTTAGAGAAATGGGATATTTACCTGAGGCCCTATCGAACTATATGGCATTTTTAGGTTGGTCTCCAAAATCTGCCGACAGAGAAATACTTTCACTTGGAGAGATATCTGAAATTTTTGACTTATCAGAAATAAATAAAGCTGGAGCCAAATTTAGTTGGGAAAAACTCAACTGGATTAATTCTCAATATATAAAAAATATGGAATCAATAAAGTTAATTGAGATCATCAGAAAATACTGGGATGACAATGGTTGGGAGCCTCCATCTCAAGAATGGGCACATAAATTAGCAATTTTGATTAGAGACTCTATGACTCTTTTAAAAGATTCAATTGATCAATCAAAACCATTTTTCTTAATACCTACAATTCAAAAAGAAGGTCAAGATTTTTTGGAAAACCGGGAAAGCAAATTATCTTTAAAACTAATCTTAAATTATTTAATTGAGCAAAATACAATAAATCTAAATAAAGAGAAAGCCAAAGAAATAATTAACGAAATCTCAAAAAAGCATAATATAAAAAAAGGGATATTAATGAAATCATTAAGAGTAGCCTTTTTTGGATCTCTTAGTGGTCCAGATTTAATTCAAAGTTGGGAGCTTTTCGCAGAGAGTAAAACTGATAGAACTCGAATTGAAAGATGTCTTTAA
- a CDS encoding cation:proton antiporter, which translates to MTPERLGLLWGITVFAGAFARLFSSFTGFPSVVILLLSGLLIGRSGLGLVEPLDLGQGLETIVGLLVCLVLFEGGLNLKLPEGNIRTTVLKISLVRLFISLSAGIFIAHWLAGLSWQVAGIYSAIVLATGPTVVSPLVEQIKLASPLSEVLKAEGLLLEPIGAVLALLLLELTLGDLRGIRDVFIALMQRLGGGVLIGLSAGWLLSEILKKIKNEASFGIELQVTLGFIFLVYGICEYFLPESGLPASVAAGFIVGKREVIDKERLDNLIGELAQLAITVLFPLLAADVSWGELSPLGWGGVVCVFMLMVIVRPISIWIATMGRDLNLKEKIFLAWLAPRGIVTAAVASLFSIRLEQAGILGAGRLQGLVFLTILMTVGIQGLSAKPLVNRLKLGQKNNLD; encoded by the coding sequence ATGACGCCTGAAAGGCTTGGATTACTTTGGGGGATAACTGTATTTGCAGGCGCTTTCGCTCGATTATTTTCTTCTTTTACAGGATTCCCAAGTGTTGTTATTTTATTGCTTTCTGGATTATTAATTGGAAGATCAGGATTGGGACTTGTTGAGCCTTTAGATCTCGGGCAAGGGCTTGAAACTATTGTGGGGCTTTTGGTCTGTTTGGTTCTTTTTGAAGGGGGATTAAATTTAAAATTGCCTGAGGGGAATATAAGAACTACTGTTTTAAAAATTTCATTGGTAAGACTTTTTATTTCATTATCAGCTGGAATTTTCATTGCTCATTGGCTGGCTGGCCTCTCATGGCAAGTCGCAGGAATATATAGCGCCATAGTTCTAGCTACTGGACCAACAGTTGTCTCTCCATTAGTGGAACAAATAAAATTAGCTTCCCCACTCTCGGAAGTTTTAAAAGCTGAGGGGTTGCTGCTTGAACCAATCGGTGCAGTACTAGCATTACTGCTTTTAGAATTGACTTTAGGGGATCTTCGAGGGATTAGAGATGTATTTATAGCATTAATGCAAAGATTAGGGGGAGGAGTTTTAATCGGATTAAGTGCGGGATGGTTACTATCAGAAATTTTAAAAAAAATAAAAAATGAAGCCTCATTTGGTATAGAGCTTCAAGTTACCCTTGGATTTATTTTCCTTGTGTATGGAATTTGCGAATATTTTTTACCAGAATCAGGCTTGCCGGCTTCAGTCGCTGCAGGTTTTATTGTAGGCAAAAGAGAAGTTATAGATAAGGAGAGATTGGATAATCTAATAGGTGAATTAGCTCAATTAGCAATAACAGTTCTTTTCCCTCTTTTGGCCGCTGACGTTTCTTGGGGTGAATTAAGTCCCCTAGGCTGGGGAGGGGTTGTTTGCGTTTTTATGTTGATGGTAATTGTTCGCCCTATCTCTATCTGGATAGCAACTATGGGGAGAGACTTGAACTTAAAAGAAAAAATATTTTTAGCCTGGTTAGCTCCAAGAGGTATTGTTACTGCAGCTGTAGCTTCTCTTTTTTCTATCAGATTAGAGCAGGCTGGTATCCTTGGGGCTGGCCGTCTACAAGGTTTAGTTTTTCTTACTATTTTGATGACGGTAGGAATACAAGGACTTTCTGCTAAACCTTTGGTAAATAGACTTAAATTAGGCCAAAAAAATAATCTTGATTGA
- a CDS encoding high light inducible protein has translation MNKQPKIEIKETKNFVDKKELNLWKRGFTPQAEIWNGRMATVGIGIIFIIIALISQFS, from the coding sequence ATGAACAAACAACCTAAAATCGAGATTAAAGAGACAAAAAACTTCGTTGATAAAAAGGAATTGAATTTGTGGAAAAGAGGTTTTACCCCTCAAGCTGAAATATGGAATGGAAGGATGGCAACTGTTGGCATAGGAATTATTTTTATAATTATTGCTTTAATAAGCCAGTTTTCTTAA
- the tsaD gene encoding tRNA (adenosine(37)-N6)-threonylcarbamoyltransferase complex transferase subunit TsaD, with the protein MHKVLAIETSCDETSVSIVSNIGDTFRIHSNIIASQIEDHSKWGGVVPELAARKHLELLPFVLDKALEEAKIKIEEVDYIASTVAPGLVGCLRVGSITARSLCLLHSKPFLGIHHLEGHLSSILFSENYPKKSFLTLLVSGGHTELIKVDDSRGMQRLGKSFDDAAGEAFDKVGRLLGLSYPGGPAIEKIAKNGDPMKFNLPKCKISDKKGGFLKYDFSFSGLKTAVLRLVERINLAGKTVPIPDIAASFERVVAEVLVERTIKCAEDHSLDNVVVVGGVAANNTLRKMMISEASKKSIKVHLAPLDLCTDNAAMIGAAALFRIKFKDHLSSLKLGVAGRLSIEQANTLYEENPPF; encoded by the coding sequence ATGCATAAAGTTTTAGCTATTGAAACAAGTTGTGATGAGACATCTGTCTCAATAGTTTCTAATATTGGCGATACTTTCAGAATACATTCAAATATAATTGCCTCTCAAATTGAAGATCATTCAAAATGGGGAGGAGTTGTGCCTGAACTTGCAGCTAGAAAACATTTAGAATTATTACCTTTTGTTTTAGATAAGGCTCTAGAAGAAGCAAAAATTAAAATTGAGGAAGTCGATTATATTGCTTCAACTGTAGCCCCTGGATTAGTTGGTTGTTTACGAGTTGGCTCTATAACCGCAAGATCACTTTGCCTTTTACATTCAAAACCATTTTTGGGAATTCATCATTTGGAGGGGCATTTATCTTCAATTCTATTTTCAGAAAACTATCCAAAAAAATCTTTTCTTACATTACTTGTTAGCGGTGGGCATACTGAATTGATAAAGGTAGATGATAGTAGGGGGATGCAAAGACTTGGGAAAAGTTTTGATGATGCTGCTGGAGAGGCCTTTGATAAAGTTGGCAGACTATTAGGTCTTAGTTATCCAGGAGGACCGGCAATTGAAAAGATTGCTAAAAATGGGGACCCAATGAAATTTAATTTACCAAAATGTAAGATCTCTGATAAAAAAGGTGGATTTCTTAAATATGATTTCTCTTTTAGTGGTTTAAAAACTGCCGTATTAAGATTAGTTGAGAGAATAAATTTGGCTGGGAAGACCGTTCCAATTCCAGATATTGCTGCAAGTTTTGAGAGAGTAGTGGCAGAGGTCTTGGTAGAGAGAACAATAAAATGCGCAGAAGATCATAGCTTGGATAATGTTGTTGTGGTTGGGGGAGTAGCTGCTAACAATACATTAAGAAAAATGATGATTAGTGAAGCTAGTAAAAAATCTATTAAAGTTCATTTAGCTCCTCTCGATCTTTGTACAGATAATGCGGCAATGATTGGAGCGGCGGCGTTGTTCAGAATCAAATTTAAGGATCATTTAAGTTCCCTTAAATTAGGAGTCGCAGGAAGACTATCAATTGAACAAGCAAATACCCTTTATGAAGAAAACCCTCCTTTCTAA
- a CDS encoding photosystem I PsaF protein (subunit III), giving the protein MKFFFSIITSVFLFLGITPIALAANGPALNADRASTEYTASALTKCSENPKFIERANSATTQKDIARFERYGKASCGDDGLPHLIIGPPLEPWGALLNRGHEGDLLIPGVLFIYIAGIIGWSGREYLIESKKTKNPADLEIIIDLDLARKCLVKGAQWPLLANKQGRNGDLREKDNNITLNGPR; this is encoded by the coding sequence ATGAAATTCTTTTTTTCAATCATAACCTCAGTTTTTCTGTTCCTCGGAATTACTCCAATTGCTCTAGCTGCAAATGGGCCTGCTTTAAACGCAGATAGAGCTAGCACAGAATATACCGCTTCAGCTCTCACAAAATGCTCTGAAAATCCTAAATTCATCGAGAGAGCAAATTCTGCAACTACTCAAAAAGACATAGCAAGATTTGAAAGATATGGAAAAGCATCATGCGGAGATGATGGTCTTCCTCATTTAATAATTGGACCTCCTCTTGAGCCATGGGGGGCCCTTTTAAATAGAGGTCATGAAGGAGATTTACTTATCCCCGGAGTATTGTTCATTTACATTGCTGGAATTATAGGTTGGTCAGGAAGAGAGTATCTCATTGAATCAAAAAAGACTAAGAATCCAGCAGATCTTGAGATCATTATTGACTTAGACTTAGCTAGAAAATGTCTTGTAAAAGGAGCCCAATGGCCACTTCTTGCTAATAAACAAGGTAGAAATGGAGATTTAAGAGAGAAAGATAACAATATTACACTTAATGGTCCTCGCTAA
- the psaJ gene encoding photosystem I reaction center subunit IX, whose amino-acid sequence MFKILNTKFVRSAPVVAAIWLSLTAGIIIEFNRFFPDLLFHPMS is encoded by the coding sequence ATGTTCAAAATTCTAAACACAAAATTTGTCAGATCTGCTCCAGTAGTAGCAGCAATTTGGCTAAGCCTTACAGCTGGAATAATTATTGAATTTAATAGATTTTTCCCAGATTTATTATTCCATCCAATGAGTTGA
- the gmk gene encoding guanylate kinase → MKNQKKLIILTGPSGVGKGTVVKEILCKEKNFWLSISATTREPREGEKDGENYYFLNQEKFKEMIEQNLFLEWAQFAGNYYGTPLSSVNEKIKKGFIVLLEIEVEGARQIKNKFPNSQSIFLLPPDKEELERRIRNRGTEKEEAIKKRLLRANYEISVSNEFDFALTNHNVDETAKKIIKLIKT, encoded by the coding sequence ATGAAAAATCAAAAAAAACTTATTATCCTTACTGGACCCAGCGGGGTAGGTAAAGGAACAGTTGTTAAAGAAATATTATGTAAAGAAAAAAATTTTTGGCTTTCAATTTCTGCAACTACAAGAGAACCTAGAGAGGGAGAGAAGGACGGAGAAAATTATTATTTCTTAAACCAAGAAAAGTTTAAAGAAATGATTGAACAAAACCTTTTCCTTGAATGGGCTCAATTTGCTGGAAACTACTATGGAACGCCTTTGTCTTCTGTTAATGAGAAAATAAAAAAGGGATTTATCGTACTACTTGAAATTGAAGTAGAGGGTGCAAGGCAAATAAAAAATAAGTTTCCTAATTCACAGTCAATATTTTTACTTCCACCGGATAAAGAAGAGTTAGAGAGAAGAATAAGAAATAGAGGTACAGAAAAAGAAGAGGCAATTAAAAAAAGACTCTTAAGGGCTAATTATGAAATTTCAGTATCAAATGAATTTGATTTTGCATTAACAAATCACAATGTTGATGAAACAGCAAAAAAAATAATCAAGTTAATAAAAACTTGA
- a CDS encoding Rqc2 family fibronectin-binding protein yields the protein MDITSIRSVLHYLTKNILPTKFETAQQPEPNTIQLCFRGVDSQTWLEVSWNGDSPRILKINKPEKIGRESTLSKQIRYGLKYMALISIDQDNFERVIKFSFAKKPGDEINKYLIFELMGKHSNIFYLDNKHKIIAVGKQIKSSQSSFRTISTGSIYSGPPVNLKKQPREDESFQSWKDSISIVPESLKYCLINTYQGVSPILTKQLEVASATVNSEIMEKNIDFISNSDLKEIFKNWKIWINRFKNNNFNFSTFNKDFYCVWFFDKETNCENKIDLCTSLENYYDYHLKQKKLELLGKKIEGIIFKQTNTEKKNLNIQYDLLTKSENYEIYKEKADNIFTSHEIKKKDIIKGQKLYKKSKKLKRSRELIKERLSIYKTNIERLDEFTTLLENLNSLNHEKLSMRIKLLEEIMEEISNEFNINIKKQREDQKSTYEIESSPIQVDTPTGLKLQVGRNMRQNDLISFKFSKKGDLWFHAQESPGSHVVLKSSSQVASEQDLQIAADLAALFSKAKRNIKVPINLVKIKDLQKIKNGGPGCVSFKNGEIIWGNPTRGEDYIKKNLKTVI from the coding sequence ATGGATATTACATCTATTAGATCTGTCTTGCATTATTTGACAAAAAACATTTTACCTACAAAGTTTGAGACTGCCCAACAACCAGAGCCTAATACAATTCAATTATGTTTCAGAGGAGTTGATTCTCAAACATGGTTAGAAGTTTCATGGAATGGCGACTCTCCAAGAATACTAAAGATAAATAAGCCAGAAAAGATTGGGAGAGAAAGCACACTTTCTAAACAAATAAGATACGGATTAAAGTATATGGCTTTAATTTCGATTGATCAAGATAATTTCGAGAGAGTTATAAAATTTAGTTTTGCGAAAAAACCTGGAGATGAAATTAATAAGTATTTAATTTTTGAATTAATGGGAAAACATAGTAATATTTTTTATCTGGACAATAAACATAAAATAATTGCCGTTGGTAAACAAATTAAATCAAGTCAATCTAGTTTTAGAACAATTTCAACAGGATCGATTTATTCTGGCCCTCCAGTCAATCTCAAAAAACAACCTAGAGAAGATGAGTCTTTTCAATCATGGAAAGACTCAATTTCAATAGTACCTGAGTCTTTAAAATACTGTTTAATAAATACCTATCAAGGAGTAAGCCCTATCCTCACAAAACAATTAGAGGTTGCTAGCGCAACTGTTAATTCAGAAATAATGGAAAAAAATATTGACTTCATTAGCAACTCAGACTTAAAAGAGATATTTAAAAATTGGAAGATTTGGATAAACAGGTTTAAAAACAATAATTTTAATTTTTCTACATTCAACAAAGATTTTTATTGCGTTTGGTTTTTCGATAAGGAAACTAATTGCGAAAATAAGATAGATTTATGCACTAGCTTAGAGAATTATTATGATTATCATCTGAAACAAAAAAAACTTGAATTATTGGGAAAGAAAATTGAAGGGATAATTTTTAAACAGACCAATACTGAGAAAAAGAATTTAAATATTCAATATGATCTTCTGACAAAATCAGAAAACTACGAAATATATAAAGAAAAAGCTGATAATATATTCACCTCACATGAAATTAAAAAAAAAGACATTATAAAGGGACAAAAACTATATAAAAAATCAAAAAAACTAAAGAGATCTAGAGAATTAATAAAAGAAAGATTAAGTATTTACAAAACAAACATAGAGAGATTAGACGAATTCACTACGCTTCTAGAAAATTTAAATTCTTTAAATCATGAAAAACTTTCTATGAGAATCAAACTACTAGAAGAAATTATGGAAGAAATTAGTAACGAGTTTAATATTAATATCAAGAAGCAAAGAGAAGATCAGAAAAGTACTTATGAGATAGAGTCTTCACCAATTCAAGTTGACACTCCCACAGGATTAAAGCTTCAGGTAGGGCGAAATATGAGGCAAAATGATTTAATAAGCTTCAAGTTCTCGAAAAAAGGCGATTTATGGTTTCATGCACAGGAATCACCAGGCAGTCATGTAGTTTTGAAGTCTTCATCTCAAGTAGCATCTGAACAAGATCTTCAAATAGCTGCAGATTTAGCTGCTTTATTTAGTAAGGCAAAAAGAAACATTAAAGTTCCAATTAATTTAGTAAAGATTAAAGATTTGCAAAAAATCAAAAACGGAGGACCGGGTTGTGTTTCCTTTAAAAATGGAGAAATTATTTGGGGAAATCCTACAAGAGGAGAAGATTACATTAAAAAAAATCTTAAAACAGTAATTTAG
- the tatC gene encoding twin-arginine translocase subunit TatC has translation MRGTGQREKKLSASMTFSDHLEELRQRILNSIYSILISIFFSFLIIKPLISFLEIPAGDIHLLQLAPGEFLFVSIKVAGYSGLIVSMPYIFYQIILFISPGLTKQEKSLILPAVFGSGLLFFLGLIFSWWILVPAAINFFISFGADIVEPTWSIERYFDFVLLLMSSTAIAFQLPVLQFILGSLGIITTEKMISNWKIVVISSAILSAVITPSTDPLTMSLLSISIVFLFFVGTGLTYLSENLKSKTLSSSH, from the coding sequence ATGAGAGGGACAGGTCAAAGGGAAAAAAAATTATCAGCTTCGATGACTTTTAGTGATCATTTAGAGGAGCTTCGTCAAAGGATCTTAAATTCAATTTATTCAATACTTATTTCAATATTCTTTAGTTTTCTCATCATAAAGCCATTAATATCTTTTTTAGAAATTCCAGCTGGTGATATTCATCTACTACAACTTGCTCCAGGAGAGTTTTTATTTGTCTCTATTAAAGTTGCAGGTTACAGCGGATTGATAGTTTCTATGCCCTATATTTTTTATCAAATAATATTATTCATTTCTCCTGGTTTAACAAAACAAGAAAAAAGCCTTATCTTGCCTGCAGTTTTTGGTTCAGGTCTTCTATTTTTTTTAGGATTAATTTTTTCATGGTGGATATTAGTCCCTGCAGCAATAAATTTCTTCATTAGTTTCGGTGCTGATATTGTTGAACCAACTTGGTCTATAGAAAGATATTTTGATTTTGTTCTCTTATTAATGTCCAGCACTGCAATAGCTTTTCAATTACCAGTATTACAATTTATTCTTGGTTCTCTTGGAATAATCACAACAGAAAAAATGATTTCAAATTGGAAGATAGTTGTAATTTCCTCTGCAATATTATCTGCAGTGATTACCCCTTCAACTGACCCATTGACTATGTCATTGCTATCTATATCGATTGTGTTTTTATTTTTTGTGGGTACTGGATTAACTTACTTAT